The following coding sequences lie in one Ostrinia nubilalis chromosome 2, ilOstNubi1.1, whole genome shotgun sequence genomic window:
- the LOC135078934 gene encoding uncharacterized protein LOC135078934 — protein MDSTRLGKEEDRCPRDVVLENDARDIMDNWTEFRTNVSILQKLGVTQHLSTVVQSRILQYFGHVSRRDDNSIERQVVQGKVEGTRSRGRSPMRWTDKVKSTVGDGVCDCTRQSANRERWREIVRRVVAASTTEVNVTTNALPRA, from the coding sequence ATGGACAGTACGCGACTTGGAAAAGAGGAAGATAGATGCCCTAGAGATGTGGTGCTGGAGAATGATGCTCGGGATATCATGGACAATTGGACAGAATTCCGTACCAATGTGTCGATACTCCAGAAGCTCGGTGTCACTCAACATTTATCAACCGTAGTACAGTCGCGCATACTGCAATACTTCGGACATGTCTCGAGGCGGGATGACAACTCCATAGAACGACAGGTCGTCCaaggaaaagtcgaaggaacccgatcgcgtggcaggtcaccaatgcgctggaccgacaaAGTGAAATCAacagtgggagacggcgtatgtgactgcaccagacagtctgccaatagagagagatggagggagatcgtgcggagagttgtagccgcctctacaaccgaagTGAACGTGACCACGAatgctctgccaagagcgtaa